In Quercus robur chromosome 11, dhQueRobu3.1, whole genome shotgun sequence, the following proteins share a genomic window:
- the LOC126705368 gene encoding subtilisin-like protease SBT3.9 isoform X1 yields MVGYRVQRSLMASLWIHSIILLVLAMQLQPLVHVALASTNVHIVYMGERQHDEPELVQDSHHEVLSNILGSHEAAKESILYSYKHGFSGFAAVLTESQAKLIADFPGVVRVVPNRVLSLQTTRSWDFLQVKPHIGNGILSMSHSGIGSIIGVLDTGIWPESESFKDEGMGKVPSRWKGICQIGEKFNHSHCNRKIIGARWYVKGYEAEFGKLNTSDGVEYLSPRDAAGHGTHTASTAAGLPVENASFMGLAQGLARGGAPSAWLAVYKVCWSSGGCSSADLLAAFDDAILDGVDVLSVSLGSPPPLPAYVEDVLSIGSFHAVTKGISVVCSAGNSGPYPQTVINTAPWIITVAASTIDRAFPTVIIMGNNQTLVGQAFHTMKDMNKFHPIVYGDDIAASGAVDGSARSCDSGTLNATLARGKVVLCFQSRSQSSAIVALSTVLDVLAAGLIFAQFPTKDVAKSWDIPFVQVDFAIGTSLLTYIGMTSNPVVKFSLTKTAVGQQISPEVAFFSSRGPSSLSPSVLKPDIAAPGVNILASWSPASPLPMAMTQPPPLNFNIESGTSMACPHISGIVALLKAIHPTWSPAAIKSALVTTASLEDEYGQCIVAEGAPHKKADPFDYGGGHVDPNKAIAPGLIYDMGFSDYYHFLCAMGYNNSAISSITKARIHCRKSANFLANLNLPSITIPELKKKLTVSRTVTNVGPVNSVYTALVQAPAGTDVIVEPSSLFFNSTIRKLKFKVTFHSQLRVQGRYSFGNLLWKDGFHVVRIPLIVRTVIQDFYAET; encoded by the exons ATGGTTGGTTATCGAGTTCAGAGGTCTCTCATGGCTTCTCTTTGGATTCATAGTATTATTTTGCTTGTTCTTGCTATGCAACTACAGCCTTTGGTCCATGTTGCACTTGCTTCAACCAAT GTTCACATTGTGTATATGGGAGAGAGACAGCATGATGAACCTGAACTCGTTCAAGACTCCCACCATGAGGTCCTATCCAATATACTTGGAAG CCATGAAGCTGCCAAGGAGTCAATTTTGTACAGCTACAAACATGGCTTTTCGGGTTTTGCTGCAGTCTTAACTGAGTCTCAAGCCAAGCTTATTGCAG ATTTCCCAGGAGTTGTCCGTGTAGTACCAAACCGAGTTCTTAGTCTGCAAACGACTAGAagttgggattttctccaaGTAAAGCCTCACATTGGGAATGGAATTCTTTCAATGAGTCATTCTGGAATCGGGTCTATTATTGGTGTCTTGGACACAG GAATCTGGCCCGAGTCTGAAAGCTTCAAAGATGAGGGAATGGGCAAGGTTCCATCTCGTTGGAAAGGCATATGCCAAATAGGAGAGAAGTTCAATCACTCTCACTGTAACAG AAAAATTATTGGTGCACGTTGGTATGTCAAAGGATATGAAGCTGAATTCGGAAAGCTAAATACAAGTGATGGGGTTGAATACTTATCTCCCCGAGATGCTGCAGGTCATGGTACTCACACGGCATCTACTGCAGCTGGTCTTCCTGTAGAAAATGCTAGTTTTATGGGATTAGCTCAAGGATTGGCAAGAGGGGGTGCTCCATCAGCTTGGCTAGCTGTCTACAAAGTTTGCTGGTCTAGTGGTGGCTGCAGCTCAGCTGACCTTCTTGCTGCATTTGATGATGCAATATTAGATGGTGTAGATGTGCTTTCAGTATCTCTTGGCTCACCACCTCCACTTCCTGCTTATGTTGAGGATGTTTTGTCTATTGGTTCCTTTCATGCTGTAACTAAAGGAATTTCTGTAGTATGCTCTGCTGGGAATTCTGGTCCTTATCCTCAGACTGTCATAAACACAGCTCCATGGATTATAACTGTAGCTGCAAGCACCATAGATAGAGCTTTCCCCACTGTGATCATTATGGGAAACAATCAAACTCTTGTG gGTCAGGCTTTCCATACAATGAAAGATATGAACAAATTTCACCCTATTGTATATGGAGATGACATAGCAGCTAGTGGTGCAGTTGACGGCAGTGCAAG GAGTTGTGATTCAGGAACTCTAAACGCCACTTTAGCAAGAGGAAAAGTAGTTCTTTGTTTTCAATCTCGTTCACAGAGTTCAGCTATCGTTGCATTAAGTACTGTACTGGATGTTCTGGCTGCCGGTCTCATCTTTGCCCAGTTTCCAACAAAGGATGTTGCAAAATCTTGGGACATCCCTTTTGTCCAAGTGGACTTTGCAATCGGGACATCTCTGCTCACTTACATAGGGATGACCAG CAATCCTGTAGTCAAGTTTAGCCTAACGAAAACAGCTGTGGGACAGCAGATTTCTCCAGAAGTGGCATTCTTCTCGTCTCGAGGACCCAGTTCCTTATCTCCATCTGTATTGAAG CCTGATATTGCTGCTCCTGGGGTTAATATCTTGGCCTCCTGGTCCCCTGCTTCTCCCCTCCCTATGGCTATGACTCAACCACCTCCACTCAACTTCAATATTGAATCGGGGACCTCCATGGCTTGTCCACATATATCTGGCATTGTGGCTCTTCTTAAAGCTATCCATCCAACATGGAGCCCTGCTGCAATCAAGTCTGCACTGGTCACTACAG CTTCTTTGGAAGATGAATATGGTCAGTGTATTGTGGCTGAGGGAGCTCCCCATAAGAAGGCAGACCCATTCGACTATGGAGGTGGTCATGTTGATCCTAATAAAGCCATAGCTCCTGGTCTCATATATGACATGGGGTTCTCAGATTATTACCATTTTCTTTGCGCAATGGGCTACAATAATTCTGCCATCAGTTCGATTACTAAGGCTCGCATCCATTGCCGCAAATCAGCCAACTTCCTTGCAAATCTTAATCTGCCCTCTATTACCATTCCTGAGCTGAAGAAGAAGTTAACTGTGTCAAGAACAGTCACAAATGTTGGTCCAGTTAACTCTGTTTACACTGCTCTTGTTCAAGCCCCAGCAGGCACCGATGTGATAGTTGAGCCATCAAGTTTGTTCTTTAATTCTACAATAAGGAAGCTAAAGTTCAAGGTTACTTTCCACTCCCAGCTAAGAGTTCAAGGAAGATACTCATTTGGCAATCTTCTTTGGAAAGATGGTTTCCATGTAGTGAGAATACCATTGATAGTTAGGACTGTCATACAAGATTTTTATGCAGAAACATGA
- the LOC126705368 gene encoding subtilisin-like protease SBT3.9 isoform X2, translating into MSHSGIGSIIGVLDTGIWPESESFKDEGMGKVPSRWKGICQIGEKFNHSHCNRKIIGARWYVKGYEAEFGKLNTSDGVEYLSPRDAAGHGTHTASTAAGLPVENASFMGLAQGLARGGAPSAWLAVYKVCWSSGGCSSADLLAAFDDAILDGVDVLSVSLGSPPPLPAYVEDVLSIGSFHAVTKGISVVCSAGNSGPYPQTVINTAPWIITVAASTIDRAFPTVIIMGNNQTLVGQAFHTMKDMNKFHPIVYGDDIAASGAVDGSARSCDSGTLNATLARGKVVLCFQSRSQSSAIVALSTVLDVLAAGLIFAQFPTKDVAKSWDIPFVQVDFAIGTSLLTYIGMTSNPVVKFSLTKTAVGQQISPEVAFFSSRGPSSLSPSVLKPDIAAPGVNILASWSPASPLPMAMTQPPPLNFNIESGTSMACPHISGIVALLKAIHPTWSPAAIKSALVTTASLEDEYGQCIVAEGAPHKKADPFDYGGGHVDPNKAIAPGLIYDMGFSDYYHFLCAMGYNNSAISSITKARIHCRKSANFLANLNLPSITIPELKKKLTVSRTVTNVGPVNSVYTALVQAPAGTDVIVEPSSLFFNSTIRKLKFKVTFHSQLRVQGRYSFGNLLWKDGFHVVRIPLIVRTVIQDFYAET; encoded by the exons ATGAGTCATTCTGGAATCGGGTCTATTATTGGTGTCTTGGACACAG GAATCTGGCCCGAGTCTGAAAGCTTCAAAGATGAGGGAATGGGCAAGGTTCCATCTCGTTGGAAAGGCATATGCCAAATAGGAGAGAAGTTCAATCACTCTCACTGTAACAG AAAAATTATTGGTGCACGTTGGTATGTCAAAGGATATGAAGCTGAATTCGGAAAGCTAAATACAAGTGATGGGGTTGAATACTTATCTCCCCGAGATGCTGCAGGTCATGGTACTCACACGGCATCTACTGCAGCTGGTCTTCCTGTAGAAAATGCTAGTTTTATGGGATTAGCTCAAGGATTGGCAAGAGGGGGTGCTCCATCAGCTTGGCTAGCTGTCTACAAAGTTTGCTGGTCTAGTGGTGGCTGCAGCTCAGCTGACCTTCTTGCTGCATTTGATGATGCAATATTAGATGGTGTAGATGTGCTTTCAGTATCTCTTGGCTCACCACCTCCACTTCCTGCTTATGTTGAGGATGTTTTGTCTATTGGTTCCTTTCATGCTGTAACTAAAGGAATTTCTGTAGTATGCTCTGCTGGGAATTCTGGTCCTTATCCTCAGACTGTCATAAACACAGCTCCATGGATTATAACTGTAGCTGCAAGCACCATAGATAGAGCTTTCCCCACTGTGATCATTATGGGAAACAATCAAACTCTTGTG gGTCAGGCTTTCCATACAATGAAAGATATGAACAAATTTCACCCTATTGTATATGGAGATGACATAGCAGCTAGTGGTGCAGTTGACGGCAGTGCAAG GAGTTGTGATTCAGGAACTCTAAACGCCACTTTAGCAAGAGGAAAAGTAGTTCTTTGTTTTCAATCTCGTTCACAGAGTTCAGCTATCGTTGCATTAAGTACTGTACTGGATGTTCTGGCTGCCGGTCTCATCTTTGCCCAGTTTCCAACAAAGGATGTTGCAAAATCTTGGGACATCCCTTTTGTCCAAGTGGACTTTGCAATCGGGACATCTCTGCTCACTTACATAGGGATGACCAG CAATCCTGTAGTCAAGTTTAGCCTAACGAAAACAGCTGTGGGACAGCAGATTTCTCCAGAAGTGGCATTCTTCTCGTCTCGAGGACCCAGTTCCTTATCTCCATCTGTATTGAAG CCTGATATTGCTGCTCCTGGGGTTAATATCTTGGCCTCCTGGTCCCCTGCTTCTCCCCTCCCTATGGCTATGACTCAACCACCTCCACTCAACTTCAATATTGAATCGGGGACCTCCATGGCTTGTCCACATATATCTGGCATTGTGGCTCTTCTTAAAGCTATCCATCCAACATGGAGCCCTGCTGCAATCAAGTCTGCACTGGTCACTACAG CTTCTTTGGAAGATGAATATGGTCAGTGTATTGTGGCTGAGGGAGCTCCCCATAAGAAGGCAGACCCATTCGACTATGGAGGTGGTCATGTTGATCCTAATAAAGCCATAGCTCCTGGTCTCATATATGACATGGGGTTCTCAGATTATTACCATTTTCTTTGCGCAATGGGCTACAATAATTCTGCCATCAGTTCGATTACTAAGGCTCGCATCCATTGCCGCAAATCAGCCAACTTCCTTGCAAATCTTAATCTGCCCTCTATTACCATTCCTGAGCTGAAGAAGAAGTTAACTGTGTCAAGAACAGTCACAAATGTTGGTCCAGTTAACTCTGTTTACACTGCTCTTGTTCAAGCCCCAGCAGGCACCGATGTGATAGTTGAGCCATCAAGTTTGTTCTTTAATTCTACAATAAGGAAGCTAAAGTTCAAGGTTACTTTCCACTCCCAGCTAAGAGTTCAAGGAAGATACTCATTTGGCAATCTTCTTTGGAAAGATGGTTTCCATGTAGTGAGAATACCATTGATAGTTAGGACTGTCATACAAGATTTTTATGCAGAAACATGA